From Streptomyces sp. NBC_00370, a single genomic window includes:
- a CDS encoding DHA2 family efflux MFS transporter permease subunit: MNQQAELQQPKARGSRATWALVITGAASFMAALDNLVVTTALPSIRENLGGKLEDLEWTVNAYTLTFAVLLMFGAALGDRFGRRKLFIVGLSVFTGASAAAALAPGINTLIAARAVQGVGAAIMMPLTLTLLIAAVPAAKRGAFLGIYGAITGLAVASGPLVGGSLTQHLSWEWIFWLNVPIGLALIPLARLRLEESHAPNARLDVPGTILISAGLFGIVYALVNANSDGWTSATVLLGLIGGAVLIAAFVRHGIRRPDAMLPMRLFKIRAFAGINGASLLMFLGMFGSIFLLSQFLQTVVGYSPTEAGLRMLPWTAMPLIVAPVAGLITDRIGGRPVVVAGLALQAIGLGLFAVVLAPDVSYGAQLPALIISGIGMGLYFAPAATVVMSSVRPAEQGIASGTNNALREVGGALGVAVLGAVFAAQGGYETPDSFVDGTVPALWIGAGMVAVGALLALLIPGHRSKQATTAEEASDEPTDERAPAAV, from the coding sequence ATGAACCAGCAAGCAGAACTCCAGCAGCCGAAGGCCCGCGGCTCCCGAGCCACCTGGGCCCTCGTCATCACCGGCGCCGCCAGCTTCATGGCGGCCCTGGACAACCTCGTCGTCACCACCGCACTGCCCTCCATCCGCGAGAACCTCGGCGGCAAGCTGGAGGACCTGGAGTGGACGGTGAACGCCTACACGCTCACCTTCGCCGTCCTCCTCATGTTCGGCGCGGCCCTCGGCGACCGGTTCGGCCGCCGCAAGCTGTTCATCGTCGGGCTCTCCGTCTTCACCGGCGCTTCGGCGGCGGCGGCGCTCGCCCCCGGCATCAACACACTCATCGCGGCACGGGCCGTCCAAGGGGTCGGCGCGGCGATCATGATGCCGCTCACCCTCACCCTGCTCATCGCCGCGGTACCCGCCGCCAAGCGGGGCGCGTTCCTCGGTATCTACGGCGCCATCACCGGACTCGCCGTCGCCAGCGGTCCGCTCGTCGGCGGCAGCCTCACCCAGCACCTCAGCTGGGAGTGGATCTTCTGGCTGAACGTGCCGATCGGCCTCGCGCTGATCCCGCTCGCCCGGCTGCGCCTCGAAGAGTCCCACGCCCCCAACGCCCGCCTCGACGTCCCCGGCACGATCCTCATCAGCGCCGGCCTCTTCGGCATCGTCTACGCCCTGGTCAACGCGAACTCCGACGGCTGGACCAGCGCGACCGTGCTGCTCGGCCTGATCGGCGGCGCCGTCCTGATCGCCGCCTTCGTACGCCACGGCATTCGCCGCCCCGACGCCATGCTGCCCATGCGGCTGTTCAAGATCCGCGCCTTCGCCGGCATCAACGGCGCCAGTCTGCTGATGTTCCTCGGCATGTTCGGCTCGATCTTCCTGCTCAGCCAGTTCCTGCAGACGGTCGTCGGCTACTCGCCCACCGAGGCGGGGCTGCGGATGCTCCCGTGGACCGCGATGCCGCTGATCGTCGCCCCGGTCGCCGGACTCATCACCGACCGCATCGGCGGCAGGCCCGTCGTGGTCGCGGGACTCGCCCTGCAGGCCATCGGTCTCGGCCTCTTCGCGGTCGTCCTCGCCCCCGACGTCTCGTACGGCGCGCAGCTGCCCGCCCTGATCATCAGCGGTATCGGCATGGGCCTGTACTTCGCCCCCGCCGCCACCGTGGTCATGTCCAGCGTCCGCCCCGCCGAGCAGGGCATCGCCTCCGGTACGAACAACGCGCTCCGGGAGGTCGGCGGCGCCCTCGGTGTCGCGGTCCTCGGTGCGGTCTTCGCCGCCCAGGGCGGTTACGAGACCCCCGACAGCTTCGTCGACGGCACCGTCCCCGCCCTGTGGATCGGCGCCGGCATGGTCGCGGTCGGCGCTCTGCTCGCCCTCCTCATCCCCGGTCACCGCAGCAAGCAGGCCACGACGGCGGAAGAGGCGAGCGACGAGCCGACCGACGAGCGTGCGCCCGCAGCGGTCTGA
- a CDS encoding UDP-N-acetylmuramate dehydrogenase has translation MPPPTGTSTQHQHPAPAPATTVRGPPSRRATDRTLVPVQELHDAPLAPLTTFRLGGPATRLVTATTDDEVVTAVREADAAGTPLLIIGGGSNLVIGDKGFEGTALRIATTGFRLDGTTLELAAGEVWTDAVARTVEAGLAGVECLAGIPGSAGATPIQNVGAYGQEVSATITEVVAYDRTTGAVTTLTNAECAFAYRHSRFKEQPTRWVVLRVRFALEDAGGLSAPLKYPETARALGVEAGERVPAATARETVLKLRAGKGMVLDPEDHDTWSAGSFFTNPILDDGEFESFVARARVRLGGDITPPAFPAGEGFTKTSAAWLIDKAGFTKGYGTGPARISTKHTLALTNRGAATTEDLLALAREVVGGVRDAFGITLVNEPVTVGVSL, from the coding sequence ATCCCGCCACCGACCGGCACCAGCACCCAACACCAGCACCCGGCACCAGCACCCGCCACCACGGTCCGTGGTCCGCCTTCGAGGCGGGCCACGGACCGTACTCTTGTCCCCGTGCAGGAACTACACGACGCCCCCCTCGCCCCCCTGACCACCTTCCGCCTCGGCGGCCCCGCGACCCGGCTCGTCACCGCCACCACCGACGACGAGGTGGTCACGGCCGTACGCGAGGCCGACGCGGCCGGCACCCCGCTGCTGATCATCGGCGGCGGCTCGAACCTGGTCATCGGGGACAAGGGCTTCGAAGGCACCGCCCTGCGCATCGCCACCACCGGCTTCCGGCTCGACGGCACCACCCTGGAACTGGCGGCCGGCGAAGTCTGGACGGACGCCGTCGCCCGCACCGTCGAAGCGGGCCTCGCCGGCGTCGAATGTCTCGCCGGCATCCCCGGGTCCGCCGGTGCCACCCCGATCCAGAACGTCGGCGCCTACGGCCAGGAGGTGTCCGCCACCATCACGGAGGTCGTCGCCTACGACCGCACCACCGGCGCCGTGACCACCCTCACCAACGCCGAGTGCGCATTCGCCTACCGGCACAGCCGCTTCAAGGAACAGCCCACCCGCTGGGTCGTGCTGCGCGTCCGCTTCGCCCTGGAGGACGCCGGCGGCCTCTCCGCCCCGCTCAAGTACCCGGAGACGGCGCGCGCGCTGGGCGTCGAGGCGGGCGAGCGGGTCCCCGCGGCCACCGCACGCGAGACCGTGCTCAAGCTGCGCGCTGGCAAGGGCATGGTCCTGGACCCCGAGGACCACGACACCTGGTCGGCCGGGTCCTTCTTCACCAACCCGATCCTTGACGACGGCGAGTTCGAGTCCTTCGTCGCCCGCGCCAGGGTCCGGCTCGGCGGCGACATCACGCCGCCCGCCTTCCCCGCGGGCGAGGGCTTCACGAAGACGTCGGCGGCCTGGCTGATCGACAAGGCCGGCTTCACGAAGGGGTACGGCACGGGCCCGGCCCGTATCTCCACCAAGCACACCCTGGCCCTCACCAACCGCGGCGCGGCGACGACGGAGGACCTGCTCGCACTCGCGCGCGAAGTGGTGGGCGGCGTACGGGACGCGTTCGGGATCACCCTCGTCAACGAACCGGTGACGGTAGGCGTCAGCCTCTGA
- a CDS encoding adenosine deaminase: MESTTRPRDLSLLPKAHLHLHFTGSMRPTTLLELADKYGVHLPEALTGGEPPRLRATDERGWFRFQRLYDIARSCLRSPEDIRRLVREAAEEDVRDGSGWLEIQVDPTSYAPHLGGLIPAMEIILDAVDSASRETGLGMRVLVAANRMKHPLEARTLARLAVRYADRGVVGFGLSNDERRGMARDFDRAFAIARDGGLLAAPHGGELTGPASVRDCLDDLRAARIGHGVRAAEDPRLLRRLAERGVTCEVCPASNVALGVYEKPEDVPLRTLFDAGVPMALGADDPLLFGSRLAAQYELAREHNGFSDAELAELARQSVRASAAPEGVREALLAGIDGWLAS; this comes from the coding sequence ATGGAGAGCACCACCCGCCCGCGCGACCTGAGCCTGTTGCCCAAGGCCCATCTGCATCTGCACTTCACCGGGTCCATGCGGCCCACGACCCTGCTCGAACTGGCCGACAAGTACGGCGTACATCTGCCCGAGGCGCTGACCGGGGGCGAGCCGCCGAGGCTGCGCGCCACCGATGAGCGGGGCTGGTTCCGCTTCCAGCGGCTCTACGACATCGCCCGGTCCTGTCTGCGGTCGCCCGAGGACATCCGGCGGCTGGTCCGCGAGGCCGCCGAGGAGGACGTGCGCGACGGCTCCGGCTGGCTGGAGATCCAGGTCGACCCCACGTCGTACGCCCCGCATCTCGGCGGTCTGATCCCGGCCATGGAGATCATCCTGGACGCCGTGGACAGCGCGTCCCGAGAGACCGGCCTCGGCATGCGCGTCCTGGTCGCAGCGAACCGGATGAAGCACCCGCTGGAAGCCAGGACACTGGCCAGGCTCGCCGTGCGCTACGCGGACCGCGGCGTGGTCGGCTTCGGACTGTCCAACGACGAACGGCGCGGTATGGCCAGGGACTTCGACCGGGCCTTCGCCATCGCCAGGGACGGCGGGCTGCTGGCGGCGCCGCACGGCGGTGAACTGACCGGGCCCGCCTCCGTACGGGACTGCCTGGACGATCTGCGCGCCGCCCGGATCGGCCACGGCGTGCGGGCGGCCGAGGATCCGCGGCTGCTGCGCAGGCTGGCCGAGCGCGGGGTGACCTGCGAGGTCTGCCCCGCGTCGAACGTGGCGCTCGGGGTGTACGAGAAGCCGGAGGACGTACCGCTGCGGACGTTGTTCGACGCGGGTGTCCCGATGGCGCTGGGCGCCGACGACCCGCTGCTGTTCGGCTCGCGGCTGGCCGCGCAGTACGAACTGGCCCGGGAGCACAACGGCTTCAGCGACGCCGAACTGGCCGAGCTGGCACGGCAGTCGGTGCGGGCGTCGGCAGCGCCCGAGGGCGTAAGGGAAGCGCTGCTGGCGGGGATCGACGGCTGGCTGGCGAGCTGA
- a CDS encoding pyridoxal phosphate-dependent aminotransferase, translating to MSAAIPPTERRVSARIGAISESATLAVDAKAKALKAAGRPVIGFGAGEPDFPTPDYIVEAAVEACRNPKYHRYTPAGGLPELKAAIATKTLRDSGYEVDASQILVTNGGKQAIYEAFAAILDPGDEVIVPAPYWTTYPESIRLAGGVPVEVVADETTGYRVSLDQLEAARTDRTKVVLFVSPSNPTGAVYSEADTEAIGRWAVEHGLWVLTDEIYEHLVYGDATFTSLPAIVPELRDKCVVVNGVAKTYAMTGWRVGWFIGPKDVVKAAANLQSHATSNVANVSQAAALAAVSGDLSAVAEMRSAFDRRRGIVVRMLNEIDGVVCPEPEGAFYAYPSVKALLGKDIRGKRPQSSVELAALILDEAEVAVVPGEAFGTPGYLRLSYALGDEDLVEGVARMQKLLAEAKD from the coding sequence ATGAGCGCTGCAATCCCTCCGACCGAGCGCCGGGTCTCCGCGCGCATCGGCGCGATCTCCGAGTCCGCGACCCTCGCCGTGGACGCCAAGGCCAAGGCCCTCAAGGCCGCCGGGCGTCCGGTGATCGGCTTCGGCGCGGGCGAGCCCGACTTCCCGACACCCGACTACATCGTCGAGGCCGCTGTCGAGGCTTGCCGCAATCCCAAGTACCACCGCTACACGCCCGCGGGCGGCCTCCCCGAGCTCAAGGCCGCCATCGCGACGAAGACCCTGCGTGATTCGGGTTACGAGGTCGACGCGTCGCAGATCCTCGTGACCAACGGCGGCAAGCAGGCCATCTACGAGGCGTTCGCCGCGATCCTCGACCCGGGCGACGAGGTCATCGTCCCCGCTCCGTACTGGACGACGTACCCGGAGTCGATCCGGCTGGCCGGCGGGGTCCCGGTCGAGGTCGTCGCCGACGAGACCACCGGCTACCGCGTCTCGCTCGACCAGCTGGAGGCGGCCCGCACGGACCGTACGAAGGTGGTGCTCTTCGTCTCCCCGTCCAACCCGACGGGCGCGGTCTACAGCGAGGCCGACACCGAGGCCATCGGCAGGTGGGCCGTCGAGCACGGCCTGTGGGTACTGACGGACGAGATCTACGAGCACCTCGTCTACGGCGACGCGACGTTCACCTCGCTGCCCGCGATCGTGCCCGAGCTGCGCGACAAGTGCGTCGTCGTCAACGGCGTCGCGAAGACGTACGCGATGACGGGCTGGCGGGTGGGCTGGTTCATCGGCCCCAAGGACGTCGTGAAGGCGGCGGCCAACCTCCAGTCGCACGCGACGTCCAACGTGGCCAACGTCTCGCAGGCCGCCGCGCTGGCCGCCGTCTCCGGCGACCTGTCGGCCGTCGCCGAGATGCGCTCCGCCTTCGACCGGCGCCGGGGCATCGTCGTGCGGATGCTGAACGAGATCGACGGCGTCGTCTGCCCCGAGCCCGAGGGCGCGTTCTACGCGTACCCGTCGGTGAAGGCCCTGCTGGGCAAGGACATCCGCGGCAAGCGCCCGCAGTCGTCGGTCGAGCTGGCCGCGCTGATCCTGGACGAGGCCGAGGTCGCCGTCGTACCGGGCGAGGCCTTCGGCACCCCCGGCTACCTGCGCCTTTCGTACGCGCTCGGCGACGAGGACCTGGTCGAGGGCGTCGCACGGATGCAGAAGCTGCTGGCCGAGGCCAAGGACTGA
- the secE gene encoding preprotein translocase subunit SecE — translation MTDAVGSIDKPDADDDESVESKKPRKGGKRGKKGPLGRLALFYRQIVAELRKVVWPTRNQLTTYTTVVIVFVVIMIGLVTVIDYGFNNAIKYVFG, via the coding sequence GTGACGGACGCCGTGGGCTCCATCGACAAACCTGATGCCGATGATGATGAGTCCGTAGAGTCGAAGAAGCCCCGTAAGGGTGGCAAGCGCGGCAAGAAGGGCCCTCTGGGCCGGCTCGCGCTCTTCTACCGTCAGATCGTCGCCGAGCTGCGCAAGGTCGTCTGGCCGACTCGCAACCAGCTGACGACGTACACCACAGTGGTGATTGTCTTTGTTGTCATCATGATCGGTCTGGTGACCGTGATTGACTATGGCTTCAACAACGCAATCAAGTACGTCTTCGGCTGA
- the nusG gene encoding transcription termination/antitermination protein NusG, which translates to MSDPNLNDASEAVESREDETDIVEAADAVEPDQAEAADAAAGEPAEEAAVNAEQVEEEDGTEADEVEEAVAAAEGEGLDADAEADDSEAEADSDAADDDEEPAEAAPAVDPVEALRQELRGLPGEWYVIHTYAGYEKRVKANLEQRAVSLNVEDFIYQAEVPEEEIVQIKNGERKNVRQNKLPGYVLVRMDLTNESWGVVRNTPGVTGFVGNAYDPYPLTLDEIVKMLAPEAEEKAAREAAEAEGKPMPARKVEVQVLDFEVGDSVTVTDGPFATLQATINEINADSKKVKGLVEIFGRETPVELSFDQIQKN; encoded by the coding sequence GTGTCTGACCCGAACCTGAACGACGCCAGCGAGGCGGTCGAGTCCCGAGAGGACGAAACCGACATCGTCGAGGCGGCGGACGCTGTCGAGCCAGACCAGGCCGAAGCCGCTGACGCCGCGGCGGGCGAGCCGGCCGAAGAGGCTGCCGTCAACGCCGAGCAGGTCGAGGAAGAAGACGGCACCGAGGCTGACGAGGTCGAAGAGGCCGTCGCGGCCGCCGAGGGCGAAGGCCTTGACGCGGACGCCGAGGCTGACGACAGCGAAGCCGAAGCCGACTCCGACGCCGCCGACGACGACGAGGAGCCGGCCGAGGCCGCGCCCGCCGTCGACCCGGTCGAGGCGCTCCGCCAGGAACTGCGCGGTCTGCCCGGCGAGTGGTACGTGATCCACACCTACGCGGGCTACGAGAAGCGCGTGAAGGCCAACCTGGAACAGCGCGCCGTCTCGCTCAACGTCGAGGACTTCATCTACCAGGCCGAGGTCCCCGAGGAAGAGATCGTCCAGATCAAGAACGGCGAGCGCAAGAACGTCCGCCAGAACAAGCTCCCGGGCTACGTCCTGGTGCGCATGGACCTGACGAACGAGTCCTGGGGCGTCGTCCGTAACACCCCCGGTGTCACCGGCTTCGTGGGCAACGCCTACGACCCGTACCCGCTGACGCTGGACGAGATCGTCAAGATGCTCGCCCCCGAGGCCGAGGAGAAGGCAGCCCGCGAGGCGGCCGAGGCCGAGGGCAAGCCGATGCCGGCCCGCAAGGTCGAGGTCCAGGTGCTGGACTTCGAGGTGGGCGACTCGGTCACCGTCACCGACGGCCCGTTCGCGACGCTGCAGGCGACGATCAACGAGATCAACGCGGACTCGAAGAAGGTCAAGGGCCTCGTCGAGATCTTCGGTCGCGAGACCCCGGTCGAGCTGAGCTTCGACCAGATCCAGAAGAACTGA
- the rplK gene encoding 50S ribosomal protein L11 yields the protein MPPKKKKVTGLIKLQISAGAANPAPPVGPALGQHGVNIMEFCKAYNAATESQRGMVVPVEITVYEDRSFTFITKTPPAAKLILKAAGVDKGSGEPHVKKVAKLTRDQVRDIATTKMPDLNANDLAAAEKIIAGTARSMGITVEG from the coding sequence ATGCCTCCCAAGAAGAAGAAGGTCACGGGGCTCATCAAGCTCCAGATCAGCGCCGGCGCCGCCAACCCGGCCCCGCCGGTCGGCCCCGCGCTGGGTCAGCACGGCGTCAACATCATGGAGTTCTGCAAGGCCTACAACGCCGCGACCGAGTCGCAGCGTGGCATGGTCGTGCCGGTCGAGATCACGGTCTACGAGGACCGCTCGTTCACCTTCATCACCAAGACGCCGCCCGCCGCGAAGCTGATCCTCAAGGCTGCCGGTGTGGACAAGGGATCCGGCGAGCCGCACGTCAAGAAGGTCGCCAAGCTCACGCGCGACCAGGTGCGGGACATCGCCACGACCAAGATGCCCGACCTGAACGCCAACGACCTGGCCGCCGCCGAGAAGATCATCGCCGGCACCGCCCGTTCGATGGGCATCACGGTCGAGGGCTGA
- the rplA gene encoding 50S ribosomal protein L1: MKRSKSLRNADAKIDAERNYAPLEAVRLAKDTSTSKFDGTVEVAMRLGVDPRKADQMVRGTVNLPHGTGKTARVLVFATGDRAEAARAAGADIVGADELIDEVSKGRLDFDAVVATPDLMGKVGRLGRVLGPRGLMPNPKTGTVTPDVTKAVTDIKGGKIEFRVDKHSNLHFIIGKVSFDETKLVENYAAALEEVLRLKPSAAKGRYIRKAVLATTMGPGIPLDANRTRNLLVEEDPASV, encoded by the coding sequence GTGAAGCGCAGCAAGTCACTCCGCAACGCGGACGCGAAGATCGACGCGGAGCGTAACTACGCCCCGCTCGAGGCCGTCCGCCTTGCCAAGGACACCAGCACGTCCAAGTTCGACGGCACCGTCGAGGTCGCCATGCGCCTGGGTGTGGACCCGCGCAAGGCGGACCAGATGGTCCGTGGCACCGTCAACCTTCCGCACGGCACCGGCAAGACCGCCCGGGTCCTGGTCTTCGCGACCGGTGACCGTGCCGAGGCAGCGCGCGCCGCGGGCGCCGACATCGTCGGCGCCGACGAGCTCATCGACGAGGTGTCGAAGGGCCGTCTGGACTTCGACGCCGTCGTCGCCACCCCTGACCTCATGGGCAAGGTCGGCCGTCTCGGCCGTGTCCTCGGCCCGCGTGGTCTGATGCCGAACCCGAAGACCGGCACCGTCACCCCTGACGTCACGAAGGCTGTGACGGACATCAAGGGCGGCAAGATCGAGTTCCGGGTCGACAAGCACTCGAACCTGCACTTCATCATCGGCAAGGTCTCCTTCGACGAGACGAAGCTGGTCGAGAACTACGCCGCGGCGCTGGAGGAAGTCCTCCGTCTGAAGCCGTCGGCCGCGAAGGGCCGTTACATCCGTAAGGCCGTCCTCGCGACGACGATGGGCCCCGGCATCCCGCTGGACGCCAACCGCACCCGCAACCTCCTCGTCGAGGAGGACCCGGCGTCCGTCTGA